TCGCCTTCAAAACAAAAAGTGATCAGAACTTGAAGAAACTAGGACGGGTTGGCTCGGAGTCACTGGACGAATCCAACAAGAGAAAGAACTGATTGAAAAAGTGGTCGGAAACTGGCTCAAGCGTTGCGCGGTCATGGCAGAAGAAAAACTTCTTTTGTCGGCACATGGAGGAGATTCTGTTGATGGGCTTTTGTGGGTTTTTGTTACTTGTGCTCTGCGAGGCTGATGGCAATGTTGTTTTTCCCAAACAGttaatataaaaagaagatAACAAGAAACAACAGCTGGTACAGACGCCAGAGTTCCTCACCAAACAATGATATCATGGGGAAATAAAGAGTCCAAAAATATGAATAACATGTATAAACTAATTATTACACTAAGCCCTATTTTTATTCTAAGAAGATAAAACAacttattaaaatttgtaaataCAAGTACAAATTCGACAACCTAGTGTGGGGTATTTATAACAGACATGAGCTTTTCCCTTGACCTACTCATAAGCTGATGATTTGACAGACCTAACCTGAACCCAAAGTGGAGTTTCATGAATTGACCAAGTACAAACACAAATTAGATTGGTGTATCAAGATTTTAGATGCTACTATGACAATAACTAACGCTATGGAGTTTAAAGCAAGGGTTCCTTGAAATAGAACAGAAAAAACAAAGATATGTGGTACATACAAGAAATAGAAGAAGGCAGTGGGGGGCTTCTTAGGCTTCTTTGCATCTGTTTTTGcagtcttcttcttcttccctgaTGTGGGTTTACTCTGCTTCACTCCACCTGCCTTTACTTTCTCCGCTAATTTTACCCTGAGACTGAAATTTGTCAACAAAACAAATGGGGAGTGACAAATAAACGTATTTTTGTTCTTACCTTTTGGTTGATGTCATGGAGCTTTTGCTAGAGACTGAAGTTGAAGCAGAGTTTCGACACTTtgccattttcttttttttacctAGGTCCAAACCTCCACTCTACCGGGAACAATTTTCTATTGCAACcctatattcttttttttctttaacaactagtataatatttttaaaacgaaagtattgaaaatggtacaaaactatTTCAATCCAGCTATTGAttctaaaatatcattttcacccatttattggcttcaaaatattcttttcacccacctattggctccaaaatatcaaaattgaccacttatttaacggtttcaaatttaatctatttaaatatgttttaaaatactTGGTGCTCAACTAtggatataatttaatttagaaatattatttataaatcaactcacTACACCCATTACTAATTTAGCGTTACCCATTTAATAAAACatttctaatatcaaaatcacCCTAACCACTACTAAACTACGGCGAAATTACCGATTCATGAAAtagacattcaaaattattgagACCGAattgaagccccaattaaatttaggttgaaccgcttatttaggaggacactttcaataggattttTTTCAAGCTTGAATcgaattttatgattaaatgtaaagAAGTAGCACCTCtcaaattaattcatgcacttttaaatataattttataaatgtatattatttcttttaaatataaaaactttatatattctttttttaaaaagttgtctattaagtaacatcacataattgaggcgaatgaataattaagatgaacatagccagacttttaagtttatcggtaatttttatttagacacttgaattataatttttattgaggACTTTAATGGATGATAATGTACTTCTATAGA
This window of the Solanum pennellii chromosome 2, SPENNV200 genome carries:
- the LOC107011939 gene encoding high mobility group B protein 14 isoform X2; amino-acid sequence: MAKCRNSASTSVSSKSSMTSTKRVKLAEKVKAGGVKQSKPTSGKKKKTAKTDAKKPKKPPTAFFYFLEDFRKEFQEQNPDVRSMRDIGKACGEKWKIMTYEFTLWFEIVFSSLVWEVRHSNSGVWHDS